The following proteins are encoded in a genomic region of Vibrio spartinae:
- a CDS encoding pectate lyase: MMIHRTTVALLSLLSCQFAMASDLTLMLYQQDAQTILSWSSDQNRVVRQEVYRKSTLSDEGERIVVLTPDERTFEDTTADSYTDYYYQIKAVDDQDHTFTSNDASTNSSEDHYLTTSLAAARSSECYAGAVISNKTVDCGGKTIGLSCNGDAEGQKAVLTLHNATVKNVRISRNGGADGIHCESGNCTLQNVIWEDICEDAATNNGKRMTIIGGVAYNSANGPGGKPDKVFQHNSKNSTTEIRGNFTLTGQHGKLYRSCGNCTNNGGPRYLSINGVKVDAKIGSIAGINGNYRDSATIRNLKIKNYKTGKPKVCVEYVGIQKGQGESRKIGEKWNTSACNVSHSDVRKL, translated from the coding sequence ATGATGATTCATCGAACAACGGTGGCTTTACTTTCATTACTGTCATGTCAGTTTGCAATGGCGAGTGATTTGACACTCATGCTATACCAGCAAGACGCACAAACCATCCTGAGCTGGTCATCCGATCAGAATCGTGTCGTTCGGCAAGAAGTTTACCGAAAATCCACATTATCAGACGAAGGAGAAAGAATTGTGGTTCTGACCCCGGACGAAAGAACGTTTGAAGACACAACAGCAGATAGCTACACCGATTATTACTACCAGATCAAGGCAGTAGACGATCAGGATCACACCTTTACTTCAAATGACGCCAGCACAAACAGCAGCGAAGACCATTATTTAACCACCAGTCTCGCGGCTGCCAGATCATCTGAATGCTACGCTGGCGCCGTGATTAGCAACAAAACCGTTGACTGCGGAGGCAAGACCATCGGATTAAGTTGTAACGGGGATGCAGAGGGTCAAAAAGCCGTGCTCACCTTACACAACGCAACGGTAAAAAATGTCCGTATTTCCCGAAATGGTGGTGCTGATGGTATTCATTGTGAATCCGGGAATTGCACCTTACAAAACGTCATTTGGGAAGATATCTGTGAAGATGCTGCAACCAATAACGGCAAGAGAATGACCATTATCGGGGGGGTTGCCTATAACAGTGCCAATGGCCCGGGCGGCAAACCTGATAAGGTATTCCAGCACAACTCAAAAAATAGCACCACCGAAATTCGCGGCAACTTTACCCTCACCGGCCAACACGGAAAACTGTACCGTTCTTGCGGAAATTGTACCAACAATGGTGGGCCCAGATACCTCTCAATCAATGGGGTTAAAGTAGATGCTAAAATTGGCTCAATTGCTGGCATCAACGGCAACTATAGAGATTCAGCAACGATCAGAAACCTGAAAATCAAGAACTACAAAACGGGGAAACCCAAAGTCTGTGTCGAGTATGTCGGTATTCAGAAAGGTCAGGGTGAATCGAGAAAAATTGGTGAGAAATGGAATACAAGTGCCTGTAATGTATCCCATTCAGATGTTCGAAAGCTGTAA